In one window of Methanolobus mangrovi DNA:
- a CDS encoding DEAD/DEAH box helicase: protein MPEYIRHPLIKANTVEQRLYQLDLAGKALDTSTLVVLPTGLGKTVISLLVMASRLEKYGGKVMVLSPTKPLVEQHASFFKNVFKLPEEEILTFTGSVDPAKRADMWKKGKVIISTPQVIENDILTKRISLDDVTHITFDESHRAVGNYAYTYIAEKYFETAKNPLCLGITASPGSSDEKIAEVCQSLHIESVAVKTESDKDVVPYIHKKEIEWERINLPAGMKEIKDLLDKVLEDRFKKLTELGYPIYNQKYVSKKDLLSLQTKLQGELRGLPEASVYGAISILAEIMKVNHAVEIVETQGLESLRMYMERLDNEAYSKSGSKASKRLAEDLYIRQVARRVKDCDLEHPKLEHVKKIVHEELEGKPHSRVIVFANYRDTAEMITNALSEIEGVRPVRFVGQASKYKDKGLTQKQQVEIIEQFKAGDYNVLVATSVAEEGLDIPSTNLVLFYEPIPSEIRSIQRKGRTGRKHEGRVVVLVTKGTRDEAYYWSSLSREKKMQSNMKELQAAMPARKNSSITEDFTTDIPDEQKTLFEYDDENKNIKIVVDQREIRSSVARNLDRKGVEIIVKTLEVGDYILSDRIAVERKESQDFVSSMIDKKLFEQIANLSRAYEKPILIIEGESLFNCRGMNPNAIHGSLTSISLDFGVSLFYTRDAEDTAALLSQIAKREQVDEKREVNMHGKKSAPMLPQQQEYVISSIPDIGPKAARSLLEHFGSVEDVMKADYEELIKVDNIGPKTAARIREIAGSEYKR from the coding sequence ATGCCGGAATACATCAGACACCCTTTGATAAAAGCAAATACCGTTGAGCAGAGGCTATACCAGCTGGACCTGGCAGGCAAGGCACTTGATACGTCCACTTTGGTCGTACTTCCAACGGGCCTTGGCAAGACAGTCATATCCCTGCTCGTGATGGCATCCAGGCTTGAGAAATACGGTGGCAAGGTAATGGTGCTCTCACCTACAAAACCACTTGTTGAGCAGCATGCTTCCTTCTTTAAAAATGTGTTCAAGCTTCCGGAAGAGGAGATCCTGACATTTACAGGTAGTGTGGACCCGGCCAAAAGGGCAGATATGTGGAAAAAGGGAAAGGTTATCATTTCTACGCCACAGGTAATTGAAAATGACATCCTTACTAAAAGAATAAGTCTTGATGATGTCACACACATAACCTTTGATGAGTCACACAGAGCCGTTGGCAATTACGCTTATACATACATCGCTGAAAAGTACTTTGAAACTGCAAAAAATCCACTATGTTTAGGGATCACTGCAAGTCCCGGAAGCTCGGATGAAAAGATAGCCGAGGTGTGCCAGTCATTGCACATCGAATCGGTTGCTGTGAAAACCGAATCAGATAAAGATGTGGTACCATACATACACAAGAAAGAGATAGAGTGGGAGCGCATCAACCTGCCTGCCGGAATGAAAGAGATAAAAGACCTGCTTGACAAGGTACTAGAGGACAGGTTCAAAAAGCTGACAGAGCTTGGATATCCCATATACAATCAGAAATATGTCTCAAAAAAAGACCTCCTGAGCCTTCAGACAAAGCTTCAGGGAGAACTGAGAGGTTTACCCGAAGCTTCAGTATACGGAGCAATATCAATACTTGCAGAGATCATGAAAGTGAACCATGCTGTTGAGATAGTGGAGACACAGGGACTCGAATCACTGCGTATGTACATGGAGAGACTTGACAACGAAGCTTACTCTAAAAGCGGAAGCAAAGCCTCAAAACGCCTTGCTGAGGATTTGTACATCAGGCAGGTAGCAAGGCGGGTCAAAGACTGCGATCTTGAGCATCCAAAACTGGAGCATGTAAAGAAGATAGTGCATGAAGAACTTGAAGGCAAACCACATTCAAGAGTTATAGTTTTTGCGAACTACCGCGACACTGCCGAAATGATTACAAATGCACTCTCGGAGATAGAAGGAGTACGACCTGTGAGGTTTGTTGGCCAGGCATCAAAATACAAGGACAAGGGCCTGACACAGAAGCAACAGGTAGAGATCATCGAGCAGTTCAAGGCTGGTGATTACAATGTCCTTGTGGCAACATCCGTAGCAGAGGAAGGACTTGATATCCCATCCACGAACCTTGTCCTTTTTTATGAACCTATCCCCTCAGAGATAAGAAGTATCCAGAGAAAGGGCAGGACCGGAAGAAAGCACGAAGGTCGCGTGGTCGTGCTTGTCACAAAAGGGACGAGAGACGAGGCATATTACTGGAGCAGCCTTTCAAGAGAAAAAAAGATGCAGAGCAATATGAAAGAGCTTCAGGCAGCTATGCCTGCCAGGAAGAACAGCTCCATCACAGAAGACTTTACAACCGACATCCCTGATGAACAGAAAACACTGTTCGAGTATGACGACGAAAATAAGAACATCAAAATAGTCGTTGACCAGAGGGAGATACGCAGCTCTGTTGCCCGCAACCTGGACAGGAAAGGTGTAGAAATAATTGTCAAGACCCTTGAGGTAGGCGACTACATCCTGAGTGACCGCATAGCTGTTGAGAGGAAGGAATCACAGGATTTTGTCAGTTCAATGATAGATAAAAAGCTCTTCGAGCAAATTGCAAACCTATCCAGAGCGTATGAAAAACCGATACTCATTATTGAAGGTGAAAGCCTGTTCAATTGCAGAGGAATGAATCCAAATGCAATTCATGGTTCATTGACCTCAATATCCCTTGATTTTGGTGTGTCCCTATTCTACACTCGTGATGCTGAAGACACAGCAGCCCTGTTATCCCAGATAGCAAAAAGAGAGCAAGTAGATGAAAAAAGAGAAGTGAACATGCATGGGAAAAAATCTGCACCTATGTTACCACAGCAACAGGAATATGTCATATCGTCAATCCCGGATATCGGACCAAAGGCAGCTCGCAGTCTGTTGGAACATTTCGGCTCGGTGGAGGATGTGATGAAAGCAGATTATGAAGAATTGATAAAGGTCGATAACATCGGACCGAAGACCGCAGCCAGGATAAGAGAAATTGCAGGCAGCGAGTACAAAAGATAA
- a CDS encoding Sjogren's syndrome/scleroderma autoantigen 1 family protein, whose translation MSNTDDDNIQKISKMLEIGGTMLAQHCDNCGAPLFRYQGRVLCPVCDDVRDPRGAGQPTSATISRPSPKPEPSPVKEKESPVAAVAGQALPEKRSKAEFAASAAPLQGSVLDLESLMINKMLAIAREMQDESDARRVTEYLDVIDRCMEIVVKMRNSL comes from the coding sequence ATGTCAAATACTGATGATGATAATATACAGAAAATATCAAAGATGCTTGAGATTGGAGGTACAATGCTGGCACAACATTGTGATAATTGCGGTGCTCCTCTCTTCCGTTACCAGGGGCGTGTTTTATGTCCTGTATGTGATGATGTTCGCGATCCCCGGGGGGCTGGCCAGCCAACTTCAGCTACAATTTCCCGCCCGTCTCCAAAACCTGAACCTTCTCCTGTAAAAGAAAAGGAATCTCCTGTTGCGGCAGTCGCTGGTCAAGCTTTACCTGAAAAGAGATCAAAAGCGGAATTTGCAGCGAGTGCAGCCCCATTACAGGGTTCTGTTCTGGATCTGGAATCCCTGATGATTAACAAGATGCTTGCAATAGCACGCGAAATGCAGGATGAGTCTGATGCAAGAAGGGTAACGGAGTATCTCGATGTGATAGATCGTTGCATGGAAATTGTAGTCAAAATGCGTAACTCGCTGTAG
- a CDS encoding UPF0147 family protein, translating into MSSFEQVIDECKQKLEYIANDNSVPRNIRRSANEILDTLNKKDEPLFLRTSSSISILEDISNDPNIPVHTRTLIWDVASQLETIPVDE; encoded by the coding sequence ATGTCAAGTTTTGAACAAGTCATTGATGAATGTAAGCAGAAGTTGGAATATATCGCAAACGATAATTCTGTGCCAAGAAATATAAGGCGCTCTGCAAATGAAATTCTAGATACATTGAATAAAAAGGATGAACCTCTCTTTTTGAGAACATCATCCAGCATATCCATTCTTGAAGATATAAGCAACGACCCTAACATACCTGTCCACACAAGGACACTCATATGGGATGTTGCAAGCCAGCTCGAGACCATTCCGGTCGACGAGTAA
- a CDS encoding haloacid dehalogenase: protein MINNISSRIKDKFEEKDKARESTLAISRDVVRNCRTAMYSIHKKDFKKASSLIEKAAEMLGKMNSLLQTHPDIYYAGFLEHAQQEFVECTIVYGILNKENEDGTIPGPEELNVSDVAYLNGLGDVSGELRRHILDLIRKGQPEEGESHLRLMEDIHNCLMMFDYPDAMTHGLRHKTDTTRSIIEKTRGDLTNAIRQQKLEKAMKEFESRIN from the coding sequence ATGATCAATAACATTTCCAGCAGAATAAAGGACAAATTCGAGGAAAAAGACAAAGCCAGAGAGAGCACTCTGGCGATTTCCAGGGATGTCGTACGTAATTGCAGGACTGCAATGTACAGCATACATAAAAAGGATTTCAAAAAAGCCAGTTCGTTAATTGAAAAGGCTGCAGAAATGCTTGGAAAAATGAACTCCTTGCTCCAAACTCATCCCGACATATATTATGCCGGATTTCTGGAACATGCACAACAGGAATTTGTTGAATGTACGATAGTTTACGGAATACTCAACAAAGAAAATGAAGATGGAACAATACCAGGTCCAGAGGAACTTAATGTAAGTGATGTTGCATACCTGAATGGTCTTGGGGACGTGAGCGGGGAACTCAGAAGGCATATACTTGACCTTATCAGAAAAGGTCAGCCCGAAGAAGGAGAAAGCCACCTTCGGCTGATGGAAGATATCCATAATTGCCTGATGATGTTTGATTATCCTGATGCAATGACACATGGACTCCGCCATAAGACTGACACGACAAGGTCCATCATAGAGAAAACCAGAGGAGACCTTACAAACGCAATCCGTCAGCAAAAGCTGGAAAAGGCCATGAAGGAATTCGAAAGCAGAATTAATTAA